In Musa acuminata AAA Group cultivar baxijiao chromosome BXJ2-8, Cavendish_Baxijiao_AAA, whole genome shotgun sequence, one genomic interval encodes:
- the LOC135618783 gene encoding ATP-citrate synthase alpha chain protein 2-like — protein sequence MARKKIREYDSKRLLKEHLKRLAGTDLQIRSAQVTESTDFNELVNKEPWISSTKLVVKPDMLFGKRGKSGLVALNLDLAQAAQFVKERLGTEVEMGGCKAPITTFIIEPFIPHDQEYYLSIVSERLGCTISFSECGGIEIEENWDKVKTVYLPTEKSMASEACAPLIVTLPLEVRGKIGDFIKGVLTVFQDLDFSFIEMNPFTLVNGEPYPLDMRGELDDTAAFKNFKKWGSIEFPLPFGRVLSSTEKFVHELDEKTSASLKFTVLNPKGRIWTMVAGGGASVIYADTVGDLGYASELGNYAEYSGAPNEEEVLKYARVVLDCATADPDGRKRALLVGGGIANFTDVAATFNGIIKALKEKESKLKAARMHIYVRRGGPNYQTGLAKMRKLGEELGIPLEVYGPEATMTGICKQAIDCVMSAA from the exons ATGGCTAGGAAGAAGATCCGGGAGTACGATTCCAAGCGCCTCCTTAAGGAGCACCTCAAGCGGCTCGCCGGCACCGATCTCCAGATCCGCTCCGCGCAG GTGACAGAATCGACGGACTTCAATGAGTTAGTCAACAAAGAACCATGGATTTCGTCCACGAAATTGGTCGTGAAGCCCGACATGCTGTTTGGGAAGCGTGGGAAGAGCGGTCTGGTGGCTCTCAACTTGGATCTGGCTCAGGCCGCGCAGTTTGTGAAGGAACGTCTGGGAACGGAG GTTGAGATGGGAGGGTGCAAGGCTCCGATTACCACATTCATAATTGAGCCATTCATTCCCCATGATCAAGAGTACTACCTCTCGATCGTTTCCGAGAGGCTTGGTTGCACCATTAGCTTCTCCGAGTGTGGTGGCATTGAAATCGAGGAGAACTGGGACAAGGTTAAGACGGTTTACCTTCCCACGGAGAAGTCGATGGCATCCGAGGCATGTGCTCCGTTGATCGTAACCCTTCCCTTGGAG GTTCGAGGGAAAATAGGGGACTTCATAAAGGGAGTTCTCACTGTGTTCCAAG ACTTGGATTTCAGTTTCATAGAAATGAACCCATTCACTTTGGTAAATGGTGAACCATACCCACTAGATATGCGAGGAGAACTGGATGACACAGCTGCTTTCAAAAACTTCAAGAA GTGGGGTAGCATAGAATTTCCACTTCCCTTTGGTAGAGTCCTGAGCTCCACAGAAaaatttgttcatgaacttgatgAAAAG ACTAGTGCCTCCCTGAAGTTCACTGTTTTAAACCCCAAAGGACGCATATGGACAATGGTGGCTGGTGGTGGTGCTAGTGTCATTTATGCTGATACA GTTGGAGATTTAGGTTATGCATCTGAACTTGGAAACTACGCGGAATACAGTGGTGCTCCAAATGAGGAGGAGGTCCTTAAGTATGCTCGAGTCGTCCTTGAT TGTGCAACTGCAGATCCTGATGGTCGTAAGAGAGCTCTTCTCGTTGGAGGGGGTATAGCAAACTTTACTGATGTTGCTGCCACATTCAATGGTATCATCAAGGCCCTGAAAGAGAAG GAGTCAAAGCTAAAGGCTGCAAGGATGCACATTTATGTTAGAAGAGGTGGTCCAAACTATCAAACAGGCCTGGCCAAAATGAGGAAACTGGGTGAGGAACTTGGCATTCCTCTCGAG GTTTATGGGCCAGAGGCCACAATGACCGGAATTTGCAAGCAAGCTATCGATTGTGTCATGTCTGCTGCATGA
- the LOC103993706 gene encoding polygalacturonase At1g48100 yields MAIGHLSLSMSITVAVLLLGLPNSDGRSHYHKHKNSHKDHGGNQISVPPETAPAEPPGSSNDGGDNSSSEPCVFDVRSFGALGDGSSDDTQAFRAAWKAACAAESSVLLVPSDGVFMITSTIFSGPCKPGFVLQIDGVLMPPDGPDCWPASDSKKQWLVFYRVDGMTLKGEGIIEGNGEEWWNLPCKPHRGPKGSTLPGPCDSPALIRFFMSYNLTVRGLRVENSPQFHVKFDGCEGVHIEDLSIRSPALSPNTDGIHIENTKSVAIYNSVISNGDDCISIGPGCSNVDIANVTCGPSHGISIGSLGVHNSQACVSNITVRNARIKNSDNGVRIKTWQGGTGSVSGISFDNIYMENVRNCIIIDQYYCLTKQCLNQTSAVWVTDVAYANIKGTYDVRSPPIHFACSDAVACTNITLSEVELLPYEGVLVDDPFCWNAYGIMQTLTIPPMSCLQEGQPQSLQENPVLGC; encoded by the exons ATGGCAATTGGTCATCTATCATTGTCCATGTCGATCACAGTCGCAGTTCTTCTTCTAGGCCTTCCGAACTCTGATGGAAGGTCACATTACCACAAGCACAAGAACAGTCACAAGGACCATGGGGGGAACCAGATCTCTGTGCCACCAGAGACCGCCCCTGCCGAACCACCAGGCAGTAGCAACGACGGCGGCGATAATTCGAGCTCAGAACCATGTGTCTTCGACGTGAGATCGTTCGGAGCACTTGGGGACGGATCCAGCGACGACACCCAAGCCTTCCGGGCTGCATGGAAGGCCGCGTGTGCGGCGGAGTCTAGTGTGCTCCTGGTGCCATCGGATGGTGTGTTCATGATCACCTCCACCATTTTCTCGGGCCCATGCAAGCCTGGCTTCGTTCTCCAA ATTGATGGAGTGCTGATGCCCCCAGACGGACCCGACTGCTGGCCGGCATCGGACAGCAAGAAGCAGTGGCTAGTCTTCTATAGAGTCGACGGCATGACTCTGAAGGGAGAAGGAATCATCGAAGGGAACGGCGAGGAATGGTGGAATCTCCCCTGCAAACCTCACCGA GGACCCAAAGGAAGCACATTGCCCGGACCTTGCGACAGTCCTGCG TTAATCCGGTTCTTCATGAGCTACAATCTGACCGTGAGAGGCCTGCGCGTCGAGAACAGCCCTCAGTTCCATGTCAAGTTCGACGGCTGCGAAGGGGTACACATCGAGGACCTCTCCATCAGGTCCCCTGCTCTGAGTCCCAACACCGACGGCATCCATATCGAGAACACCAAGTCCGTCGCCATCTACAATTCCGTGATAAGCAATG GCGACGACTGCATCTCCATCGGTCCGGGCTGTTCCAACGTCGACATAGCCAATGTTACTTGCGGGCCAAGCCATGGCATCAG CATCGGGAGCCTCGGCGTGCACAATTCCCAGGCATGCGTGTCGAACATTACGGTGAGGAACGCGAGGATTAAGAACTCGGACAATGGGGTGCGGATCAAGACATGGCAGGGGGGGACGGGATCGGTGTCCGGCATCAGCTTCGACAACATCTACATGGAGAACGTGAGGAACTGCATCATCATCGACCAGTACTACTGCCTGACGAAGCAGTGCCTGAACCAGACGTCCGCGGTGTGGGTGACCGACGTCGCCTACGCCAACATCAAGGGGACGTACGACGTGCGGAGCCCGCCGATACACTTCGCCTGCAGCGACGCCGTCGCCTGCACCAACATCACCTTGTCCGAGGTGGAGCTCCTGCCCTACGAGGGGGTGCTGGTGGACGACCCATTCTGCTGGAACGCGTACGGGATCATGCAAACGCTCACCATTCCTCCCATGTCCTGCTTGCAGGAGGGGCAGCCACAGTCGCTGCAGGAGAACCCGGTCTTGGGTTGCTGA
- the LOC103993704 gene encoding GDSL esterase/lipase At1g09390: MGGAAGRPPLTGLLPLTLLLLLPALPMESAHESHLRRRPAIFNFGDSNSDTGGLAAGLGLFLAQQEGRAFFHRPSGRLCDGRLVIDFLCESLKSSYLSPYMESLGSDFRNGANFAVIGSCTRPPNVPFSLAVQVQQFLRFKLRSLELVAQGAKGLTDAEGFQNALYAIDIGQNDLAAAFSANLTYAKVIRKIPSVIHEIKKAIKNLYDNGGKNFWVHNTGPLGCLPQKLALPHKNNSSLDPYGCLIPFNNAAKEFNAQLSALCDELNSKLKNATIVYTDIYSIKYDLIANFTKYGFETALMACCGYGGPPYNFNQTMECGSFGSQVCPLGSKYISWDGVHYTEAANAIVASKILTTKYSKPNLAFDYFCTA, encoded by the exons ATGGGCGGTGCCGCGGGTCGACCTCCTCTTACCGGCCTTTTGCCGCTGacactgttgctgctgctgccggcATTGCCGATGGAGTCTGCCCACGAATCGCACCTGCGCAGGCGCCCCGCAATCTTCAACTTCGGCGACTCCAACTCCGACACTGGGGGCCTCGCCGCCGGCCTCGGCTTATTCCTCGCGCAGCAGGAGGGTCGCGCCTTCTTCCACCGCCCCTCCGGCCGCCTCTGCGACGGTCGCCTCGTCATCGATTTCCTGT GCGAGAGCTTGAAGTCCAGCTATCTGAGCCCGTACATGGAATCGCTGGGGTCGGACTTCAGGAACGGAGCCAACTTTGCGGTGATCGGCTCCTGTACGCGGCCACCCAACGTGCCCTTCTCCTTGGCCGTCCAAGTGCAGCAGTTCCTCCGTTTCAAGTTGCGATCTTTGGAGCTCGTTGCTCAAG GTGCAAAGGGCCTCACTGATGCAGAGGGATTCCAGAATGCGTTGTATGCTATCGACATAGGGCAGAACGATCTGGCAGCAGCCTTCTCTGCAAATTTAACCTATGCTAAGGTTATCCGCAAAATTCCATCCGTCATCCATGAGATAAAGAAAGCTATCAAG AATTTGTATGATAATGGAGGAAAAAACTTTTGGGTACACAACACTGGCCCCTTAGGATGTTTACCTCAAAAGCTTGCTCTGCCACACAAAAATAACAGCAGTCTTGATCCATATGGATGTCTGATTCCCTTCAACAATGCTGCCAAGGAATTCAATGCCCAATTGAGTGCACTTTGTGATGAACTGAATTCAAAGTTGAAGAATGCCACCATTGTTTATACTGATATCTATTCTATCAAATATGACCTCATTGCTAATTTCACCAAATACG GCTTTGAGACTGCATTGATGGCATGTTGCGGCTATGGTGGACCTCCATACAACTTCAATCAGACAATGGAGTGTGGTTCTTTCGGCTCCCAAGTTTGCCCTCTTGGTTCCAAGTATATTAGTTGGGATGGAGTTCATTACACAGAGGCTGCCAATGCCATAGTGGCTTCCAAAATACTCACAACAAAGTATTCAAAACCCAATCTTGCCTTTGATTACTTCTGCACTGCTTGA
- the LOC135582099 gene encoding uncharacterized protein LOC135582099 translates to MPSIQTALPPELADNVIRLYRECLRRAKYIGHQRHNTEAVVGMVRQQFRKHMHETDPEKIQKLKDDAARGLINHMLYEAEKMTGHKLAGSK, encoded by the exons ATGCCGTCGATTCAGACTGCACTGCCTCCCGAGCTTGCTGACAACGTGATCAGG TTGTATCGAGAATGCCTGCGGAGGGCGAAATATATTGGCCATCAG CGACACAACACTGAGGCTGTTGTTGGAATGGTGAGGCAGCAATTTAGGAAACACATGCACGAAACTGATCCTGAAAAAATACAGAAGCTGAAGGATGA CGCTGCTAGGGGCCTTATCAATCACATGCTCTATGAGGCAGAAAAGATGACAGGTCATAAGTTGGCTGGTTCCAAATGA